Proteins encoded in a region of the Fusarium falciforme chromosome 6, complete sequence genome:
- a CDS encoding Gluconokinase, protein MPATIYVPSPLENLPNDTDVVGHDKPVVRAHIREHDDSQLRTIDGLIRHRASLYPHDHVVSYPSSGLNYVDYTLQQLDVFAWRVAKYYEPELPIRASSSQKPTVVAMLGPSNLEYLITMLALNKLGHTALLLSTRIPQIAVESLVNATGATAIIADGRFIELADNVSKTIPTLQSLRIAGRETFEYPIEAHGDTQLDGHLNPEVETENIAWIIHSSGSTGLPKPIYQTQKSCLPNYAIHMDMKSFITLPLFHNHGICNMFRAIHSRKAIHLYNADLPLTQDHLVNIMREHNFEIFYGVPYALKLLCETEEGIKLLQNLKVVMYGGSACPDDLGNLLVDNGVNLVGHYGATEVGQLMTSFRPEGDKAWNYVRESDKISPFLKWVPRGTNLYECCVTDGWPAKVQSNQPDNSYATKDLFEPHPTIPRAWKYIARMDDTIVLVNGEKFNPVAMEGSIRSNKNVKEAVVFGAGRPYLGVLIVPSEIWAGKPESDILEAVWPIVELSNHSADSFARISKSMVKLLPWDCEYPRTDKGSVIRQACYKNFKTTIDEAYDSEDVQGGDLKELDLPGWQNFLRELLTRTLSLKDAPADDVDFFTLGLDSLQAIQMRSEILKTVQLGNNKLGQNAVFEHPSIEQLGQFLLGLRLGHDSIKTGSIEQEMGQLLEKYGKFTEQEPSSVVITGATGSLGAHVVAKLATDPSIGKIYCLVRASDDAQALYRVKESMLQRKVYHNLPLEARRKIVALPSDLSDPHLGLPSETYASVTTNLRSVIHCAWSVNFNMQLSSFEKGNIAGVKHLIDLCQAAGPTASMNFCSSVSTCSRATVVPVPESAPPFEWAQGMGYAQSKSVSENLCAKAAEAGVTTRVLRVGQIVADTRHGIWNAQEGVPMMMQTAVTIGALPKLKETPSWLPVDVVAEAVVDISLSDSGSVFTNIANPKTFDWTRDLLPALRNAGLTFDELEPKEWVQRLRASNPDPTANPPIKLVDFFASKYDKDEFTPSKAFATEKACELSPALANAGALDQYFVNKFVSYFLNTSWKTEAKKNTTKTAIVIAGPCGSGKSTLSLNLSSSLKVPFVEGDSLHTRSAVEKMESGTALVDEDRSSWLKRLCVRAQETLFDLGYDSVVISCSALTTAYRSTMRQQLQKQGVKVLFIDLQASADVLAQRLETRTGHYMSAAMVNGQVDLHEDAAVEEVDVFPIDTEAGKTKVVEEAFWFLSKIVN, encoded by the exons ATGCCCGCCACAATCTACGTTCCGAGTCCGCTCGAGAATCTGCCAAACGACACAGACGTGGTCGGCCATGACAAGCCCGTTGTGCGAGCTCATATCAGAGAACATGATGACTCTCAGCTCCGCACTATAGACGGCCTCATTCGTCACCGCGCTTCATTGTACCCTCATGATCATGTCGTTTCATACCCTTCCTCAGGCCTCAACTATGTCGACTATACCCTTCAGCAACTGGACGTTTTTGCTTGGAGAGTAGCCAAGTACTATGAACCTGAGCTACCAATCCGAGCATCGTCTAGCCAGAAGCCCACAGTTGTTGCTATGCTGGGCCCCTCAAATCTCGAATACCTCATCACAATGCTAGCGCTTAACAAACTGGGCCACAcagcgctgctgctgtcaacAAGGATTCCCCAAATTGCCGTTGAGTCATTGGTCAACGCGACAGGAGCTACAGCCATCATCGCTGATGGGCGCTTCATTGAACTTGCGGACAATGTCAGCAAGACTATCCCAACTCTACAGTCTCTTCGGATTGCTGGCAGAGAGACGTTCGAATACCCCATCGAAGCTCATGGAGACACGCAATTGGACGGACACTTGAATCCAGAGGTTGAAACCGAGAATATTGCATGGATTATCCATTCGAGTG GTTCAACCGGCCTTCCCAAGCCAATCTACCAGACGCAAAAGTCATGTTTGCCAAATTACGCCATTCACATGGACATGAAGTCCTTCAttaccttgcccttgttccACAACCACGGCATCTGCAACATGTTCCGTGCTATCCACTCGCGCAAAGCTATACACCTATACAACGCCGACCTGCCACTTACCCAAGACCACCTTGTCAACATTATGCGGGAACACAACTTTGAGATCTTTTATGGTGTGCCATATGCTCTCAAACTTCTTTGTGAGACAGAAGAAGGCATCAAGCTTTTGCAAAACCTCAAGGTTGTCATGTACGGAGGCTCAGCATGCCCCGATGACCTTGGCAACCTGCTGGTTGACAATGGAGTGAATCTCGTCGGACATTACGGAGC AACCGAAGTCGGACAGCTCATGACCTCCTTCCGGCCTGAGGGAGACAAGGCTTGGAATTATGTCAGAGAAAGCGACAAGATCTCTCCATTTCTCAAGTGGGTGCCCCGAGGGACCAACCTGTATGAGTGCTGCGTCACAGATGGTTGGCCAGCCAAGGTGCAATCCAATCAGCCCGACAATTCGTACGCAACCAAAGATCTCTTCGAGCCGCACCCTACGATTCCTCGAGCTTGGAAGTACATCGCCAGAATGGACGACACCATCGTCTTGGTCAACGGCGAGAAGTTCAATCCGGTTGCTATGGAGGGTTCTATCCGATCCAACAAAAACGTGAAGGAAGCCGTCGTGTTTGGAGCTGGCCGACCTTACCTCGGAGTCCTTATAGTCCCCTCAGAGATCTGGGCTGGCAAGCCAGAGTCCGACATTCTTGAAGCTGTCTGGCCTATTGTTGAACTCAGCAATCATTCTGCAGACTCTTTCGCTCGCATCTCAAAGTCCATGGTCAAACTGCTCCCCTGGGACTGCGAGTATCCCCGGACTGATAAGGGCAGCGTTATTCGTCAGGCTTGCTACAAGAATTTCAAGACGACGATTGACGAAGCGTACGACTCCGAGGATGTACAAGGAGGTGACTTGAAAGAGTTGGATCTTCCCGGCTGGCAAAATTTCCTTCGAGAACTTCTTACTCGGACTCTCTCTCTCAAGGATGCGCCCGCGGATGATGTGGACTTCTTCACTCTGGGCTTGGACTCTCTTCAGGCAATCCAGATGAGAAGcgagatcctcaagacaGTGCAACTGGGAAACAACAAGCTGGGACAGAATGCCGTGTTTGAGCACCCTTCCATCGAGCAATTGGGTCAGTTCTTGCTTGGACTTCGCCTTGGCCATGACTCGATCAAGACTGGCTCAATTGAGCAGGAGATGGGACAGCTGCTTGAGAAGTATGGAAAGTTTACCGAACAGGAGCCTTCGTCAGTG GTCATCACAGGTGCTACTGGCTCACTCGGCGCTCACGTCGTCGCAAAGCTCGCGACAGATCCCTCGATTGGCAAGATTTACTGTCTCGTTCGAGCTTCTGATGATGCTCAAGCGCTCTACAGAGTCAAGGAGTCTATGCTACAGCGCAAGGTTTACCACAACCTCCCTCTCGAAGCTCGTCGCAAGATCGTCGCACTCCCCTCGGACCTTTCGGATCCTCATCTCGGTCTCCCAAGCGAGACTTATGCATCCGTAACAACAAACCTTCGGTCGGTCATTCACTGCGCGTGGTCGGTGAACTTCAACATGCAACTCTCAAGTTTCGAGAAGGGCAATATTGCGGGTGTCAAGCATCTTATCGACCTGTGCCAAGCCGCGGGACCTACAGCATCGATGAACTTTTGCTCTTCAGTCAGCACATGTTCCCGGGCCACCGTTGTTCCGGTACCTGAATCAGCTCCGCCATTTGAGTGGGCACAGGGAATGGGATACGCTCAGTCCAAGTCGGTCTCTGAAAACCTCTGCGCCAAAGCGGCTGAGGCGGGTGTCACCACTCGCGTTCTCAGGGTCGGTCAAATTGTCGCTGATACTCGGCACGGAATCTGGAACGCCCAAGAAGGCGTTCCCATGATGATGCAGACAGCTGTGACTATTGGTGCTCTTCCTAAGCTTAAAGAGACGCCATCATGGCTACCAGTTGATGTCGTGGCGGAGGCCGTTGTTGACATTTCCCTCTCGGACTCGGGCAGCGTGTTCACCAACATCGCCAACCCCAAGACGTTTGACTGGACACGAGACCTTCTTCCTGCCCTACGAAACGCTGGTCTGACGTTTGATGAGCTGGAGCCAAAGGAATGGGTGCAGCGTCTTAGGGCGTCAAACCCTGACCCTACGGCTAATCCCCCCATCAAGTTGGTTGACTTCTTCGCATCCAAGTACGACAAGGACGAGTTTACACCTTCAAAGGCTTTTGCTACCGAGAAAGCTTGCGAATTGTCGCCGGCCTTAGCCAATGCTGGTGCATTGGATCAATATTTCGTCAACAAGTTTGTTTCGTATTTCCTCAACACATCTTGGAAGACAGAAGCCAAGAAAAACACTACCAAGActgccatcgtcatcgccggTCCATGTGGCTCTGGCAAGTCGACTCTTAGCTTGAACTTGTCATCCTCGCTCAAAGTTCCTTTCGTCGAGGGTGATTCACTCCATACCCGATCAGCggtggagaagatggagtcGGGCACGGcgcttgttgatgaggataGATCGTCATGGTTGAAGAGGCTGTGTGTCCGCGCTCAAGAGACCCTCTTCGATCTTGGCTATGACTCGGTTGTCATCAGCTGCTCTGCTTTGACAACTGCTTACAGAAGTACGATGCGCCAGCAGTTGCAAAAACAAGGCGTCAAGGTGCTGTTCATAGACCTGCAGGCTAGTGCAGATGTCCTGGCTCAACGCTTGGAAACACGCACAGGGCACTACATGAGCGCAGCTATGGTCAACGGACAAGTTGACCTGCATGAGGATGCGGCTGTGGAAGAAGTGGACGTATTTCCCATCGACACGGAAGCTGGGAAAACAAAGGTTGTAGAAGAGGCTTTTTGGTTTTTGTCAAAGATTGTTAATTAG
- a CDS encoding MFS domain-containing protein, translating to MTAHSIAHEKPDVVMVDDMDMDRTVPDHEKAPQARTIDNIRVLGLTDEDADFYNNTTPEQRKKIIKKVDRRLVPLLAVLYLISHLDRANIGNAKIEGLVEDLNLVGNQYNIVLSLFFIPYILLEIPSNILLKKFTRPSVYLGSLVTIWGVIMTLHGVVKGFGSLLAVRILLGVFEAGFYPGAVYLCTFWYMPKDLATRIAYFYCTSALSGAFSGLLAAGIAQMDGVGGYEGWRWIFILEGLATIVLGVMCYFLLIDSPALSGKWLTPDEIRFLELQSFIKQGGRFSQESDDKKFDWHDMKMILCNWRLYLQAYILLCISACSYGTKFTLPSIVKAMGFTNTNAQLMTVPAYIAGGISSVCFAKVSDHFHWRMPFVAIPLALIAIGYSVVMGFQGDMTGSHTGPGYFALVLTCIGIYPVQPAGSSWAANNLAPSSRRAIGVAFNICVGNIGGIIGSYMYLDKEAPRYQTGFGLSLAFGASGMLVALLLELSYKWGNKTKAKLSEEDIRSRYTEEELLKLGDKSPLFKYTL from the exons ATGACTGCGCATAGCATTGCTCATGAGAAACCTGACGTTGTCATGGTTGAcgacatggacatggaccGCACGGTTCCTGACCATGAGAAGGCTCCCCAGGCCAGGACAATTGACAACATACGCGTCCTGGGTCTCACCGACGAGGATGCCGACTTTTACAACAACACTACCCCTGAACAGCGCAAgaagatcatcaagaag GTTGACCGCCGATTGGTTCCCCTTCTCGCCGTCCTGTACCTCATCTCACATCTCGACCGAGCAAACATTGGCAATGCCAAGATTGAAGGACTGGTTGAGGACCTGAACCTTGTTGGCAACCAGTACAACATTGTTCTGagtctcttcttcatcccttACATTCTCCTAGAGATCCCCAGCAACATTCTCTTGAAGAAGTTCACGAGGCCATCCGTCTATCTTGGCAGTCTGGTCACGATATGGGGTGTCATCATGACTCTCCATGGCGTCGTCAAGGGGTTTGGCAGTCTTCTTGCTGTCCGCATCCTTCTCGGTGTTTTCGAGGCAGGCTTTTATCCGGGTGCCGTGTACCTATGCACATTTTGGTACATGCCCAAGGATCTGGCTACTCGCATTGCCTACTTTTACTGCACAAGTGCTCTATCTGGTGCTTTCTCCGGCCTTCTTGCTGCTGGCATTGCTCAGATGGACGGAGTTGGTGGTTATGAAGGCTGGCGATGGATCTTTATCCTAGAAGGCCTCGCAACTATTGTCCTCGGAGTCATGTGCTACTTCCTCCTCATTGACTCTCCGGCCTTATCTGGCAAGTGGTTGACTCCCGATGAGATCCGCTTTCTCGAACTCCAGAGCTTCATCAAGCAAGGCGGCCGATTTTCTCAGGAGTCTGATGACAAGAAGTTTGACTGGCACGACATGAAGATGATCCTCTGCAACTGGCGACTCTATCTTCAGGCCTACATCCTCCTGTGCATTTCAGCTTGCTCTTACGGAACCAAGTTTACtcttccatccatcgtcaaggccatgggcttcaccaacaccaacgccCAGCTTATGACAGTTCCCGCGTACATTGCTGGCGGTATCTCTTCTGTCTGCTTCGCCAAGGTTTCCGATCATTTCCATTGGAGAATGCCTTTCGTTGCTATTCCTCTGGCCCTCATTGCTATTGGATACTCCGTTGTAATGGGTTTCCAGGGTGACATGACTGGCAGCCATACCGGACCGGGATACTTTGCCCTTGTGCTCACTTGCATCGGTATCTACCCTGTTCAACCTGCCGGCAGCAGTTGGGCTGCCAACAACCTTGCACCTTCGAGCCGAAGAGCCATTGGTGTCGCCTTCAACATCTGCGTCGGTAACATTGGAGGCATCATCGGCTCCTACATGTACCTAGACAAGGAAGCCCCCCGCTACCAGACTGGTTTCGGCCTGTCGCTTGCTTTTGGCGCCTCTGGAATGCTTGTTGCgctgctcctcgagctgAGCTACAAGTGGGGAAACAAGACAAAGGCGAAGTTGTCTGAGGAGGATATTCGATCTCGATacaccgaggaggagcttctgAAGCTGGGCGATAAGAGTCCTCTCTTCAAGTACACCCTGTAA
- a CDS encoding Aldo-ket-red domain-containing protein produces MPLQTHFTLNTGAKIPAVGFGTWQAPPGQVEKAVEIALRSGYRHIDCASIYRNEVEVGDGIRKSGVPRSDIFITGKLWNTKHAPEDVEKGLDKTLKDLGTDYLDLFLMHWPVAFKSGDDWFPIDSDGVFQLADIDPAVTYAAMEKLLETGKVRAIGVSNFTKERLDKLLSKTTTVPAVNQIEAHPYLQQPELFDYCKSKGIQIAAYSPLGNNQTGEPRTVDDPLVAELGKKLGLDIGQVLYSWGVQRGSVVLPKSVTPSRIESNLQVAELPQDAFKQLNDLERNKRYNWQTRWGYDIFQELGEEEVKKVARETGPENLEKFGKK; encoded by the exons ATGCCTCTTCAAACTCACTTTACCCTCAATACTGGGGCAAAGATCCCCGCTGTCGGCTTCGGAACATGGCAGGCTCCCCCTGGCCAGGTTGAGAAAGCCGTCGAGATTGCTCTCCGCAGCGGCTATCGCCACATTGATTGCGCTTCGATTTATCGAAACGAAGTTGAAGTTGGCGATGGTATCCGGAAAAGCGGTGTTCCCCGTTCAGACATCTTCATCACTGGCAAACTGTGGAACACCAAGCATGCTCCTGAGGATGTGGAAAAGGGTCTTGACAAGACACTGAAGGATCTTGGTACCGACTACCTAGATCTATTCCTCATGCACTGGCCTGT TGCGTTTAAATCCGGAGATGACTGGTTCCCTATCGACTCAGATGGTGTCTTTCAGTTGGCCGATATTGATCCTGCTGTCACCTATGCAGCCatggagaagctcctcgagacTGGCAAGGTCCGCGCCATTGGCGTGTCAAACTTTACAAAGGAACGCCTAGACAAGCTTCTGTCCAAGACTACAACGGTGCCTGCGGTCAATCAAATCGAGGCCCATCCCTACCTTCAGCAACCTGAGCTCTTTGACTACTGCAAGTCCAAGGGTATCCAAATCGCTGCTTACTCCCCCCTTGGAAACAACCAAACCGGTGAGCCTCGAACGGTTGACGACCCTCTTGTCGCTGAGCTCGGTAAGAAGCTGGGATTGGATATCGGCCAAGTCTTGTACTCGTGGGGTGTCCAGCGAGGGTCTGTTGTATTGCCGAAGAGTGTCACTCCTAGCCGCATCGAGTCCAACCTCCAAGTCGCCGAGCTGCCTCAAGATGCCTTCAAGCAACTGAATGATCTTGAGAGGAACAAGCGATACAACTGGCAGACGAGGTGGGGTTATGATATTTTCCAAGAGctaggagaagaggaagttAAAAAGGTGGCAAGGGAAACAGGCCCTGAGAACTTGGAAAAGTTTGGAAAGAAATAG
- a CDS encoding Helicase ATP-binding domain-containing protein, with translation MKYPRARQWADELPATTPAIGITSSTFTPARLSRVIGRHGKTVGAEWLNVSTWGHIATAIGRRFIRDAAITSRGLYGDLDRDDDEEASDQEEDGEKDTIINLQTGHSVWTSGLVYGRQVGEGNWETMQRRESFRILSDEWHRLLGLSSAGTLQTVAAGPGRLPASTLSTSSSSAGLTYCSSSSNSSVPMRDSHPARSRSSTPSSIIRALPSPSSPPGAARASSSSSQQPAASITSGVTVVIVPLVSLLGNLLDRCADLKIPAVRWAADHLPEKVSLVFATPEAAMTKRFQSYLDGLQSLARLDRIVIGECHSNLEGTLKFRPKMRELAPLPCGASR, from the exons ATGAA ATATCCCCGGGCCCGGCAATGGGCAGACGAGCTACCCGCCACCACGCCCGCCATCGGCATCACATCGTCGACCTTTACGCCAGCACGCCTGAGTCGTGTGATTGGTCGGCACGGCAAGACCGTCGGCGCCGAGTGGCTCAACGTCAGCACCTGGGGGCATATCGCAACCGCTATCGGCCGCCGCTTCATCCGGGATGCCGCCATCACGTCACGAGGGCTATACGGGGACTTGGAtagagacgatgatgaggaagcgTCTGatcaggaggaggatggcgaaAAGGATACGATCATCAACCTGCAGACCGGCCATAGCGTCTGGACGTCCGGTCTTGTGTACGGCCGTCAGGTTGGCGAGGGCAACTGGGAGACAATGCAGCGTCGGGAAAGCTTCCGCATCCTCAGTGACGAGTGGCATCGGTTGCTAGGCCTCTCATCAGCCGGCACGCTACAGACCGTCGCTGCCGGACCTGGAAGGCTGCCAGCCTCGACCTTGAGCACTTCCAGCAGCTCCGCCGGGTTGACCTACTGCTCGAGCTCCAGCAACTCCTCGGTCCCAATGCGCGATTCTCACCCGGCCAGAAGCCGATCTTCGACACCATCATCCATAATAAGAGCCCTaccctcgccatcctcccCACCAGGGGCGGCAagagcctcctcttccagcaGCCAGCAGCCAGCGGCCAGCATCACGTCAGGTGTCaccgtcgtcatcgtcccgCTCGTATCGCTGCTGGGGAATCTCTTGGACCGTTGTGCAGATCTGAAGATTCCTGCCGTACGCTGGGCAGCTGATCACTTGCCCGAGAAGGTATCCCTCGTATTTGCCACCCCTGAAGCCGCCATGACCAAGCGTTTCCAGTCCTACCTGGACGGGCTGCAGTCTCTTGCACGGCTCGACCGGATCGTCATCGGTGAGTGTCACTCCAACCTAGAGGGCACCCTCAAGTTCCGGCCCAAAATGAGAGAGCTGGCTCCCTTGCCCTGCGGGGCATCCAGATGA